One segment of Panicum virgatum strain AP13 chromosome 3K, P.virgatum_v5, whole genome shotgun sequence DNA contains the following:
- the LOC120697491 gene encoding scarecrow-like protein 9: protein MMLHYISQMLMEDDIDDTLSDHPALLQVQQPFAQILSSSCFGSDNGDTGKASKDLLQDGGGDERTLNQALSKGTHAVWAFLEGVKEAHMLLPRGNGFGRGELVNQMVRESNSHIRAKKRYASDDHLEEVRRTSKPMMMIKEPKDICAYEMWDDIMSNSYETYIVRGMEQLRSAMANKVEKNSRKDSRKVVANVVDIHTILIHCAQAVAANDHMRAGELLKQIKKHASETGDATQRLAQCFAKGLEARLVGMGSKVWQLRMAERLSIVEILKAHNLCMAACSFNKVMLLFSTMTILQAMVGKRRLHIVDYGMHCGFHWAELLRLMARREGGPPKVKITAIGYPHLRPCPIEQIEETGRRLSKCAHEFGVPFNFHAIRKKWEEVRIENLDKDVEDVLIVNDHFSFNTLMDESIFFDDPSPKDTVLQNIRKMRPDVFIQSILNSSYGSSYLSRFREALSYYTAMFDIFDAIIPRESKSRVVLEQDIFGRFALNIIACEGADLMERPEKYKQWQARNQRAGLRQLPLKPAIVNVLKDKAMRCHHKDFLFCEDGQWLLQGWMGRILCAQSAWVAEDAS from the coding sequence ATGATGCTCCATTACATCTCGCAAATGCTCATGGAGGATGACATTGACGATACACTCTCTGATCACCCTGCGCTACTCCAGGTGCAGCAGCCCTTTGCTCAAATCCTCTCCTCCTCATGCTTTGGCTCCGATAATGGTGACACAGGGAAGGCCAGCAAGGATTTGTTGCAAGATGGCGGTGGTGATGAAAGGACACTCAACCAGGCCTTATCGAAGGGTACACATGCAGTTTGGGCGTTCTTGGAGGGCGTGAAAGAGGCCCATATGCTCCTGCCCAGAGGGAATGGTTTCGGAAGGGGTGAACTGGTGAATCAAATGGTCAGGGAAAGCAACAGCCATATTAGGGCCAAGAAGAGGTATGCCAGCGATGACCATCTAGAGGAGGTAAGAAGGACCAGCAAACCTATGATGATGATCAAGGAGCCTAAGGATATTTGTGCATATGAGATGTGGGATGATATTATGTCAAATAGCTATGAGACATACATCGTCAGAGGCATGGAGCAGCTGCGCAGTGCCATGGCCAATAAGGTGGAGAAGAACAGCAGGAAGGATAGTAGAAAGGTGGTAGCGAATGTGGTGGACATACACACAATCTTGATCCATTGTGCGCAGGCGGTGGCAGCAAACGATCACATGAGAGCGGGCGAGCTACTGAAGCAGATCAAGAAACATGCATCAGAAACAGGGGATGCCACACAGCGGCTCGCTCAATGTTTTGCCAAGGGGCTAGAGGCACGGCTAGTAGGCATGGGGAGCAAGGTTTGGCAGCTGCGCATGGCAGAGCGCCTCTCAATTGTAGAGATCCTCAAGGCACACAACCTCTGCATGGCAGCCTGCAGCTTCAACAAGGTGATGCTCCTTTTTTCCACAATGACCATCTTGCAGGCCATGGTGGGTAAGAGAAGACTACATATTGTTGACTATGGTATGCATTGCGGGTTCCATTGGGCAGAGTTGCTCCGCTTGATGGCAAGAAGGGAAGGTGGACCACCAAAGGTGAAGATCACCGCCATAGGCTACCCGCATCTGAGGCCATGTCCGATAGAGCAGATTGAGGAGACAGGGCGCCGTCTCAGCAAGTGTGCCCATGAGTTTGGTGTGCCATTCAATTtccatgccattagaaagaAGTGGGAGGAAGTTCGCATTGAGAACTTGGACAAAGATGTGGAAGATGTGCTCATCGTGAATGACCACTTTagtttcaacaccttgatggaCGAAAGCATATTCTTTGATGACCCAAGCCCCAAGGATACCGTTCTGCAGAACATCAGGAAGATGAGGCCAGATGTCTTCATCCAGAGCATTTTGAATAGTTCATATGGTTCCTCCTACTTGTCACGATTTCGGGAGGCATTGTCCTATTACACGGCAATGTTTGACATATTTGATGCAATCATCCCGCGGGAGAGTAAATCGCGAGTGGTGCTGGAGCAGGATATTTTTGGACGTTTTGCACTGAATATTATCGCCTGTGAGGGCGCGGACCTGATGGAGCGCCCTGAGAAGTATAAACAGTGGCAGGCGAGAAACCAGAGAGCGGGCCTGAGGCAGCTGCCACTGAAACCAGCCATTGTTAATGTACTGAAGGACAAGGCGATGAGGTGCCACCACAAGGACTTTTTGTTTTGTGAAGATGGCCAATGGCTGCTGCAAGGGTGGATGGGACGCATCCTCTGTGCCCAGTCGGCATGGGTAGCTGAAGACGCCTCTTAG
- the LOC120700591 gene encoding uncharacterized protein LOC120700591, which yields MSREDSSSGKAIVSSGLGNSMATTTTTGRLPFPMLTRTNYAVWAIRMKYILRTNGAWGAVDPEKASGGVEQSKDELALAIISQSIDGETLLRVAEKGTAADVWAALRSMHVGVERLREARIQSLKSDFDNLKMSEAESVDEFAEKFMMIVGRIRELGDAMDEKYVVKKLMRAVSTKFINIASSMVLFNDINKMTMEEAIGSLKAHEELLKGREVQIEEQLLMARAQNSSRGRGRDRGGGEGRKDKSKVKCYNCQDFGHYAWECPKKGKEEKALIAEGYASDEPTLL from the coding sequence ATGTCGCGCGAAGATTCGTCGTCAGGCAAAGCCATCGTGAGCAGTGGCTTGGGCAACTCGATGgcgacgacgacaacgacgGGGAGGCTCCCATTCCCGATGCTGACAAGGACGAACTACGCGGTGTGGGCAATAAGGATGAAGTACATCTTGCGCACCAATGGCGCATGGGGTGCTGTTGATCCTGAGAAGGCATCCGGGGGTGTTGAACAGAGCAAGGACGAGCTGGCCTTGGCGATCATCTCCCAGTCGATCGACGGCGAGACGCTGCTGCGAGTCGCAGAGAAGGGGACCGCCGCTGATGTGTGGGCGGCGCTGCGATCCATGCATGTGGGTGTGGAGCGTCTCCGGGAGGCAAGGATTCAATCCTTGAAGTCAGATTTTGATAACCTTAAGATGAGTGAAGCAGAGTCTGTGGATGAGTTTGCGGAGAAGTTCATGATGATAGTTGGGCGCATTCGTGAGCTCGGAGATGCGATGGATGAAAAGTATGTTGTGAAGAAGCTGATGCGAGCAGTCTCCACCAAATTCATCAATATTGCTTCGTCAATGGTGTTGTTCAACGACATCAACAAGATGACCATGGAAGAGGCCATTGGGtcattgaaagcacatgaagAGCTACTCAAGGGACGGGAGGTCCAAATAGAAGAGCAACTTCTCATGGCAAGAGCACAGAACTCGTCGCGAGGACGAGGGCGTGACCGTGGAGGTGGCGAAGGGCGCAAAGACAAAAgcaaggtgaaatgctacaactgTCAAGATTTTGGACATTATGCTTGGGAATGTCCTaagaaaggaaaggaggagAAGGCTTTGATTGCTGAAGGCTATGCCAGCGACGAACCTACTCTTCTCTGA
- the LOC120697494 gene encoding uncharacterized protein LOC120697494, producing MAGGSGEAAMSPPSSGGSGGGKRGRDPEEGVYVDNLHSHKRYLSEIMASSLNGLSVGDSLSDNIMVSPARSETASSFRDEILSQYSPMSEDSDDYRCYDTQLNPGVSQPDVMISPSTSPMSSPHHHQKPQCPLLPSNVYSLPSCSLSSVVCSHARRGSDNEGRFPSSPNDMCHGADLRRTALLRSVQMRVQGPHAYDLPFGIRQEHVHDHEDGHEHEHLEGLEGPERSSSCSKSIDDEVGYQRPDHDFGRPEHEIDYIGNCTSVDCPNDPKFKQDKRHCEFDTSMDKNR from the exons ATGGCGGGCGGAAGCGGCGAGGCGGCAatgtcgccgccgtcctccggcgggagcggcggcgggaagcGCGGCCGGGACCCGGAGGAAGGCGTGTACGTCGACAACCTCCACTCCCACAAGCGGTACCTCAGCGAG ATAATGGCGTCCAGCCTGAATGGACTGTCTGTTGGGGATTCACTCTCTGACAACATCATGGTGTCCCCTGCAAGGTCGGAGACTGCTTCGAGCTTCAG GGATGAGATATTATCCCAATACTCACCAATGTCGGAAGATTCAGATGACTACCGGTGCTATGACACTCAATTAAACCCTGGTGTGAGTCAACCTGATGTGATGATCAGCCCTTCAACTAGTCCAATGTCATCTCCTCACCATCACCAGAAGCCACAATGTCCTTTGTTACCTTCAAACGTGTACTCTCTCCCGAGCTGCTCCCTCTCATCAGTAGTCTGCTCTCATGCTCGACGTGGCTCCGACAATGAAGGCCGGTTCCCATCCTCGCCGAACGACATGTGCCATGGGGCAGATCTGAGGCGAACAGCACTACTGAGGTCAGTGCAAATGAGGGTGCAAGGACCCCATGCATATGATCTGCCATTCGGCATCAGACAAGAACATGTTCACGACCATGAAGATGGACATGAGCATGAGCATCTAGAGGGTTTGGAAGGGCCGGAAAGATCATCCTCTTGCAGTAAATCAATTGATGATGAAGTTGGGTACCAGAGGCCGGATCATGATTTTGGGAGACCAGAACATGAGATAGATTACATCGGCAACTGCACATCAGTTGACTGCCCGAATGACCCAAAATTTAAGCAAGACAAGAGACATTGTGAATTTGATACCAGTATGGATAAAAATAGATAG
- the LOC120697495 gene encoding protein disulfide isomerase-like 2-1 has protein sequence MAPPQISRKTLGLLLLLAAAAVSPAAADDVVALTEADFEKEVGQDRGALVEFYAPWCGHCKKLAPEYEKLGASFKKAKSVLIAKVDCDEHKSICSKYGVSGYPTIQWFPKGSLEPKKYEGQRSVEALAEFVNSEAGTNVKIAAVPSSVVVLTPETFDSIVLDETKDVLVEFYAPWCGHCKHLAPVYDKLASVFKQDEGVVIANLDADKHTDLAEKYGVSGFPTLKFFPKGNKAGEDYDGGRDLDDFVKFMNEKCGTSRDSKGQLTSEAGLVASLNPLVKEFISAADDKRKEVLSKIEEDVAKLSGSAAKHGKIYVTAAKKIMDKGSGYTKKETERLHRMLEKYISPSKADEFIIKKNILLTFSS, from the exons ATGGCGCCCCCTCAGATCTCCCGCAAAACCCTCGGCCTCCTGCTTCtcctggccgccgctgccgtttcgccggccgccgccgacgatgtGGTGGCCCTGACGGAGGCCGACTTCGAGAAGGAGGTCGGCCAGGACCGCGGCGCCCTCGTCGAGTTCTACGCGCCATG gtGCGGCCACTGCAAGAAGCTTGCCCCTGAGTATGAAAAACTTGGTGCAAGTTTCAAGAAGGCTAAATCTGTATTGATCGCAAAG GTTGACTGTGACGAGCACAAGAGTATATGCAGCAAGTATGGAGTTTCTGGATACCCCACAATTCAATGGTTCCCCAAAGGTTCTTTGGAGCCAAAGAA GTATGAGGGTCAACGTTCTGTGGAAGCCCTCGCAGAATTTGTTAACAGCGAAGCAG GCACCAATGTAAAGATAGCTGCAGTTCCTTCAAGTGTCGTGGTTCTGACTCCAGAGACCTTTGACTCAATTGTGCTTGATGAAACCAAAGATGTCCTTGTTGAGTTCTACGCCCCATG GTGTGGTCACTGCAAGCATCTTGCTCCG GTTTATGATAAGCTGGCTTCAGTTTTCAAGCAGGATGAGGGTGTTGTGATTGCCAATCTTGATGCTGACAAACACACTGACTTGGCTGAAAA GTATGGTGTTTCTGGTTTCCCCACATTGAAGTTCTTCCCTAAGGGAAACAAAGCTGGTGAAGATTATGATGGTGGCCGGGACTTGGATGACTTTGTCAAGTTCATGAACGAGAAGTGTGGCACCAGCCGGGATTCAAAGGGACAACTTACTTCAGAG GCTGGGCTTGTGGCAAGTTTGAATCCTCTTGTGAAGGAGTTTATCAGTGCTGCAGATGACAAGCGGAAAGAAGTCCTTTCCAAAATTGAAGAGGATGTTGCTAAGCTCAGCGGTTCTGCTGCCAA GCACGGAAAGATCTACGTGACAGCTGCAAAGAAGATCATGGACAAGGGCTCAGGCTATACGAAGAAGGAGACCGAGAGGCTTCATCGGATGCTGGAGAAG TATATCAGTCCTTCCAAAGCCGATGAATTCATCATCAAGAAGAACATTCTTTTGACATTCTCTTCTTGA